The following are encoded in a window of Microcaecilia unicolor chromosome 14, aMicUni1.1, whole genome shotgun sequence genomic DNA:
- the LOC115458028 gene encoding neurofilament heavy polypeptide-like, with product MPAHHGHPEEHQGASKNPKPVQNPHPVQEEPVKEPEQPKSPCSKSAPVPEKQQEASKNPKPVQHPHPVQEKAKEPVKEPEHPKSPCSKSAPVPEKHQEPSKNPKPVQHPHPVQEKAKEPVKEPEHPKSPCSKSAHVPEKHQEPSKNPKPVQEKPKDLVKVPVPEKPKVPCGNPVPTPAHPQEPSKEPKPGQEKSKQLSK from the coding sequence ATGCCAGCCCACCACGGCCACCCAGAGGAGCACCAAGGTGCATCTAAAAACCCAAAACCAGTGCAGAACCCACATCCAGTGCAAGAAGAACCAGTGAAGGAACCAGAACAGCCCAAATCACCCTGCAGCAAATCTGCTCCTGTTCCAGAGAAGCAACAAGAGGCATCTAAGAACCCAAAACCAGTACAGCACCCACATCCAGTGCAAGAAAAAGCCAAAGAACCAGTGAAGGAACCAGAACATCCCAAATCACCCTGCAGCAAATCTGCTCCCGTTCCAGAGAAGCATCAAGAGCCATCTAAGAACCCAAAACCAGTGCAGCACCCACATCCAGTGCAAGAAAAAGCCAAAGAACCAGTGAAGGAACCAGAACATCCCAAATCACCCTGCAGCAAATCTGCTCATGTTCCAGAGAAGCATCAAGAGCCATCTAAAAACCCCAAACCAGTGCAGGAAAAGCCCAAAGACCTAGTTAAGGTTCCAGTGCCAGAGAAGCCCAAAGTTCCATGTGGCAACCCTGTTCCTACTCCAGCACATCCACAAGAACCATCCAAGGAACCAAAACCAGGTCAAGAAAAGTCAAAGCAGCTTTCGAAGTAA